In the Caenorhabditis elegans chromosome X genome, one interval contains:
- the cnnm-2 gene encoding Metal transporter cnnm-2 (Confirmed by transcript evidence) — translation MIIKVFLRLLLLCAHIVCIDGKLEIRPVVSGVRIESDVDASGFLGYGDAGELLVEANTEVDLVIFGHGLENVEMVTFTDSVCVTSEFNVSESTFYIHKDMKIVFKYAFVAWPQPWRICLKSECHGLIQIDDDRTWIQAVQSTHETFMPVWAQCAILCLLFSISALCSGLTLGLMALTPQELSILMKSGSQREKKHAAAIYPIRCHGNRLLCTVIIMNVIVNTGITLLFDDLAEGLIAFVASTVGIVVFGEILPQSICVKYGLAVGANTIFITKFFMFLLFPITWPLGKILDKYAGVDIDVVNRSRMVEMLKMNMENDACDIDLSTLKIAIGAMELTKKSVRDVMTDIDDVFMLSEDQVLNAETMTKISDSGYTRIPVFEGNNRNKVKNLLYVSDLALIGKDNNITVKAVARFNKRRLRIVDESMPLTALMDEFKLGDYHLAMVAKATEVKKHHHGKFADGTVDSFILKSMKLVEATMMPQVENPEDHPVTLVGLITLEDITEELLQAEITDETDCYVTDDAQKKRRTNTSKKSAAELFCSEKKSERLSLHMLEMTEKWLLEKTPLFGNMNPKAFENLIQRNIREVLIVPPKNSTSPGTLNLFEAGVMSKRFLLILEGKATIRFNEKDLIFECGPWTCFGEAILEKMEMCISDRKEPSTGFFFLPDYNLTVSGPCRFLQISTSSLLHSLRITQFVKEIRTPKISITSDDDFGSPTRKASILDSSPNSRKRSSTSVMNSLALPTARLAAKIASVEELKPLME, via the exons ATGATCATTAAAGTTTTTCTACGTTTACTTTTGCTCTGTGCACACATTGTATGCATAGACGGAAAACTG GAAATACGGCCAGTGGTATCAGGAGTTCGGATTGAAAGCGATGTAGACGCGTCAGGATTTTTAGGATATGG cgaTGCTGGAGAGTTATTGGTGGAGGCAAACACTGAAGTGGATCTTGTGATTTTTGGTCATGGActagaaaat GTTGAAATGGTGACATTTACTGATTCTGTCTGCGTGACATCCGAGTTTAATGTATCAGAAAGCACCTTCTACATTCATAAAGATATGAAAATAGTCTTTAAATATGCTTTCGTAGC GTGGCCCCAGCCATGGAGAATTTGTCTAAAATCAGAGTGTCATGGACTAATACAAATCGATGACGATAGAACCTGGATTCAAGCTGTCCAGAGTACTCATGAAACTTTCATGCCTGTTTGGGCTCAG tgcGCAATTTTATGCCTACTGTTCTCCATATCAGCACTGTGTTCCGGATTGACATTGGGACTAATGGCTTTGACACCGCAAGAACTTAGTATCTTGATGAAATCAG GATCACAAAGAGAGAAAAAGCATGCGGCAGCAATTTACCCAATTAGATGTCATGGTAATCGGTTACTGTGCACTGTTATTATTATGAATGTT attgtCAACACTGGAATTACACTTCTTTTCGATGATTTGGCAGAAGGTCTGATAGCTTTTGTAGCTTCCACAGTTGGCATTGttgtttttggagaaattctaCCGCAGAGCATATGTGTGAA gtATGGATTGGCAGTGGGTGCTAACACAATTTTCATCACCAAGTTCTTCATGTTTCTCTTATTCCCAATAACGTGGCCACttggaaaa ATTCTCGACAAATATGCTGGTGTTGACATTGATGTAGTGAATAGATCGAGGATGGtagaaatgctcaaaatgaACATGGAAAATGATGCCTGTGATATT gatTTATCTACTCTGAAAATAGCGATTGGAGCAATGGAACTAACGAAAAAGTCTGTACGCGACGTTATGACTGATATTGAT GACGTTTTTATGCTGTCTGAAGATCAAGTTCTTAACGCTGAAACGAtgacaaaaatttctgattccGGGTACACCAGAATTCCAGTTTTTGAGGGAAACAACAGGAATAAG GTGAAAAACTTATTGTACGTTAGTGATTTGGCATTGATTGGGAAGGACAACAATATCACAGTGAAAGCAGTAGCCAGATTCAACAAGAGACGGCTGAGAATTGTAGATGAAAGTATGCCATTGACAGCTTTGATGGATGAGTTCAAATTGGGAGATTATCATCTTGCAATGGTGGCTAAGGCTACGGAAGTTAAGAAGCATCACCATGGAAAGTTTGCGGATGGTACAGTAGACAGCTTCATCTTG aaatcgATGAAATTGGTGGAAGCAACCATGATGCCACAGGTAGAAAATCCAGAAGACCATCCAGTTACACTTGTTGGATTAATCACATTAGAAGACATAACAGAAGAACTTCTTCAAGCAGAGATTACCGATGAAACTGACTGTTACGTGACAGATGATGCtcaaaagaaaagaaggacAAATACTTCAAAGAAAAGTGCTGCTGAACTATTTTGTAGTGAGAAGAAGAGTGAGCGTTTGTCACTTCATATGCTGGAG atgaCCGAAAAATGGTTGCTAGAAAAGACACCATTATTTGGAAATATGAACCCAAAGGCTTTTGAAAACCTGATTCAAAGAAATATCAGAGAg GTTCTAATTGTGCCTCCAAAAAATAGCACGTCCCCGGGAACATTAAACCTTTTTGAAGCTGGTGTTATGAGTAAgcgatttttattgattttggaAGGAAAAGCAACAATCCGCTTTAATGAG AAAGACCTCATCTTTGAATGCGGACCTTGGACTTGTTTTGGTGAAGctatattggaaaaaatggaaatgtgTATTTCGGACAGAAAAG AGCCATCAACTGGCTTCTTCTTCCTTCCTGATTACAATTTGACTGTCAGTGGACCATGCAGGTTTTTGCAG ATTTCTACAAGCTCCCTTCTTCATTCGTTGAGAATCACACAATTCGTCAAAGAAATTAG AactccgaaaatttcaataactaGTGACGATGACTTTGGATCACCAACCAGAAAA GCATCTATACTGGACAGCAGTCCGAATAGTAGAAAACGGTCGTCAACGAGTGTCATGAACAGTTTGGCACTACCTACTGCAAGATTGGCCGCGAAAATAGCGTCTGTGGAAGAATTGAAACCACTTATGGAATAA
- the ifd-1 gene encoding Intermediate filament protein ifd-1 (Confirmed by transcript evidence), translating to MSKLNPRVAHNPVLSRIIESGRTNLPSGITSAGSLSAYAQAAAVTIRDNRDREKREIADLNNRLARYVEKVRFLEAQNRVLENDIGLFRQAAHIHTGKVRDYYDAEKTSLATLVREQEAKVSSAKQNIRKLEPEITTAIRTLASSLEHRQRVRSDKKEQLKHLSDLESETAYIKRLINDCDDEKSHLKTEISRIRGEIKRILALRDKERNGFSRSQTAAQDLLKKLNATISTHEIAIREEINKARRDSTDKNREFFHRELHMSMKEIRDQFESDSKKARKTWEEWYKKKITEIKKRSEKFSLTQNQAREEVLRIRSLLNELRTKISDADSMTQALSKRIEDMKFREDEELRMFEQSLTEKELAVTRMRDECAKLSVELETLVENQINLRSEIAHYRKLMEQAENLRTSYQSDFVIDTPSPLMRTSSHHYGSSYSLNVRDTHNKTVHHDNYDISSASTINTQQFRSYGKGDVKIIEHKDESIVIENSNSYKSKDLSNWKINHYVNGALTGTFILPVATHIHPHEKISIHSLKSPNLMDDIVATQIYSFDFSKNTKTVLLDDVDDEVGWYAHVSYSH from the exons atgagcaaactCAACCCTCGTGTAGCCCATAATCCGGTGCTATCTCGAATAATTGAGAGTGGGCGAACAAACTTGCCATCTGGAATTACTTCTGCTGGCTCACTGTCCGCATATGCCCAAGCGGCAGCTGTTACGATTCGTGACAATAGAGATCGAGAAAAACGAGAGATTGCAGATTTGAACAACAGATTGGCTAGATATGTTGAAAAG gtCCGATTCCTTGAAGCTCAAAACCGGGTTCTCGAGAATGACATTGGTCTTTTCCGCCAAGCTGCTCATATTCATACTGGCAAAGTCAGAGACTACTACGATGCAGAGAAAACC TCATTGGCAACTCTGGTTCGCGAGCAGGAAGCCAAAGTGTCATCTGCTAAGCAGAATATTCGAAAGCTGGAGCCAGAAATCACAACGGCCATTAGAAC CCTAGCGAGTTCACTCGAACATCGCCAAAGAGTTCGTTCTGATAAAAAGGAACAATTGAAGCATTTATCTGATTTGGAGTCTGAGACAGCATACATCAAAAGACTTATCAATGATTGTGACGATGAAAAATCTCACCTGAAAACCGAAATTTCTCGCATTCGTGGAGAAATCAAGCGAATTTTGGCACTTCGTGACAAAGAACGCAATGGATTTTCTCGTTCCCAAACAGCTGCTCAGGATCTTTTGAAGAAGTTGAATGCAACGATTAGTACTCACGAAATTGCGATTCGTGAAGAAATTAACAAGGCCAGACGTGATTCTACAGACAAGAACCGCGAGTTCTTCCACAGAGAGCTTCACATGTCAATGAAAGAAATCCGTGATCAATTCGAGTCAGACTCGAAGAAAGCTCGTAAAACATGGGAGGAGTGGTACAAGAAGAAGATTACCGAAATCAAGAAACGTTCTGAGAAATTCAGTCTTACCCAGAATCAAGCAAGA GAAGAAGTTCTACGTATCAGATCATTGCTTAATGAGTTGCGCACTAAAATTTCCGACGCAGACTCGATG accCAAGCTCTTAGCAAGAGAATTGAAGATATGAAATTCCGTGAAGATGAAGAATTGAGAATGTTTGAACAATCCCTCACTGAAAAGGAACTAGCAGTGACGAGAATGAGAGATGAATGCGCAAAACTATCTGTTGAACTTGAGACACTAGTTGAAAACCAGATC AACCTCCGCAGTGAAATTGCTCACTACCGCAAGTTGATGGAACAAGCTGAAAATCTGCGGACAAGCTACCAAAGCGATTTCGTAATCGATACTCCATCGCCTTTGATGCGCACATCTTCTCATCATTATGGATCATCATATTCACTGAATGTTAGAGATACAC ataacaAAACAGTACACCATGATAACTACGACATTAGCTCCGCATCGACCATTAACACCCAACAGTTCCGAAGCTATGGAAAAGGAGATGTTAAGATTATT gagCACAAAGATGAATCAATCGTCATTGAAAACTCAAACAGCTATAAGTCCAAAGATCTTTCTAACTGGAAAATCAATCATTATGTGAATGGAGCGCTAACTGGAACGTTCATCTTACCAGTTGCAACTCACATTCACCCACATGAGAAGATTTCG ATTCATTCATTGAAATCTCCGAATTTAATGGATGATATTGTTGCTACTCAAATCTACAGCTTCGATTTCTCCAAAAACACAAAGACAGTTCTTCTTGATGATGTTGATGAC GAAGTTGGATGGTATGCACACGTATCGTACAGTCATTGA
- the rcs-1 gene encoding RING-type domain-containing protein (Confirmed by transcript evidence), which translates to MSFPKCKICFDRFSDTDSEHIPRNLTCGHALCHKCITAMVNNSTVECPFCRTVTNIVNNDITKLLKNFALIEVIEDARYSLNKKDVVVVNSNSPPMCKNHPHNLAEFVCVTSGCKSQCKLMCRTCEEFGNHKGHTRGLLQEEAAKMRTVLNNSETKLENFCDSIQSCIEQYKNAQRSFESSGATYKAKVKSIEEHFKKIKEMVAQREKETLVELKDAADCCLDDNKKKMEILSVGHQRFKQKLTDMKEFHNINQAGLLSKESQIMELVEMAKIATQSNVVNAPQPTKMDDITINLASFNFGK; encoded by the exons ATGTCGTTCCCAAAATGTAAGATTTGCTTCGACCGCTTTTCCGATACCGACAGCGAACATATTCCAAGAAATCTGA cTTGTGGACATGCTCTGTGTCACAAATGTATCACAGCGATGGTGAATAACAGTACTGTAGAATGTCCATTTTGTCGAACAGTAACAAACATTGTAAATAACGACATTACAAAGCTGCTCAAAAACTTTGCCCTGATTGAGGTTATTGAGGATGCCAGGTATAGTTTGAATAAGAAGGACGTTGTG GTTGTCAATTCGAACTCCCCTCCGATGTGCAAAAACCATCCACACAACCTGGCCGAGTTCGTTTGCGTC acgaGCGGCTGCAAATCTCAATGTAAACTAATGTGCCGCACCTGTGAAGAATTCGGAAACCACAAGGGGCATACCAGAGGCTTGTTGCAAGAGGAAGCAGCTAAAATGAGAACGGTCCTGAACAATTCAGAAACtaaacttgaaaacttctgTGACTCAATTCAATCTTGCATTGAACAGTACAAAAA TGCTCAACGTTCTTTTGAATCTAGTGGAGCTACGTACAAGGCAAAAGTTAAATCG attgaagaacacttcaagaaaattaaagaaatggTAGCACAGCGGGAGAAGGAAACTCTTGTGGAATTGAAAGATGCAGCAGATTGCTGCCTTGACgacaacaaaaagaaaatggaaattctaTCCGTAGGACATCAACGTTTCAAACAAAAGCTCACTGATATGAAAGAATTTCACAATATCAACCAAGCCGGGCTGCTCAGCAAAGAATCTCAAATCATGGAACTTGTGGAAATGGCAAAAATTGCAACGCAATCAAATGTTGTTAACGCAC CTCAACCAACCAAAATGGATGACATAACAATCAACCTTGCgtctttcaattttggaaaataa
- the rcs-1 gene encoding RING-type domain-containing protein (Confirmed by transcript evidence), which translates to MSFPKCKICFDRFSDTDSEHIPRNLTCGHALCHKCITAMVNNSTVECPFCRTVTNIVNNDITKLLKNFALIEVIEDARYSLNKKDVVVSCITEGLLNSSFG; encoded by the exons ATGTCGTTCCCAAAATGTAAGATTTGCTTCGACCGCTTTTCCGATACCGACAGCGAACATATTCCAAGAAATCTGA cTTGTGGACATGCTCTGTGTCACAAATGTATCACAGCGATGGTGAATAACAGTACTGTAGAATGTCCATTTTGTCGAACAGTAACAAACATTGTAAATAACGACATTACAAAGCTGCTCAAAAACTTTGCCCTGATTGAGGTTATTGAGGATGCCAGGTATAGTTTGAATAAGAAGGACGTTGTGGTAAGCTGCATAACAGAAGGTTTGCTAAATAGTAGTTTTGGTTAG
- the C28G1.6 gene encoding RING-type domain-containing protein (Confirmed by transcript evidence): MILPTCEICEESYRSESRIPKNLNCGHVICPVCASKLFENPEVKCPTCRQPIEVKDRDVNNLVTNFGMLKIIREIEESGKNKKIDTAGPTWCNAHQEVAKFICVNTDCDVKCKLMCRTCEEFGDHKDHKRGLLRDEVNMLKAILKKSEGRLSKFIDTIENSLRDFEKAENSLSSDSNAFMDTINEIKGHYDSMRKNIDVREQKSIEELGILAERQLMENRNKVGALKSGHRYFEDKLAEIKRLSLLDESILINEAGNIKSMADATESLVQNPSANTPIPLSIHNVKVELPKFQFC; this comes from the exons ATGATCTTGCCAACTTGTGAAATATGTGAAGAATCATACCGTAGTGAATCACGTATTCCTAAAAACTTGA attgtGGGCACGTGATTTGTCCGGTTTGTGCATCAAAACTATTCGAAAACCCCGAAGTGAAATGTCCAACTTGTCGTCAGCCAATTGAGGTGAAGGACCGAGATGTTAATAATTTGGtcacaaattttggaatgctgaaaattattcgagaaattgaagaaagtgGGAAAAATAAG aaaattgatacaGCTGGGCCAACGTGGTGTAATGCTCATCAAGAAGTTGCTAAATTTATTTGTGTG AATACCGATTGTGATGTGAAATGCAAGTTGATGTGTCGAACCTGTGAGGAATTTGGCGATCACAAAGATCACAAACGAGGACTGTTGAGAGATGAAGTTAACATGCTTAAAgctattctgaaaaaatctgaaggaAGACTCAGCAAGTTCATTGATACCATTGAGAACAGTTTGcgtgattttgaaaa AGCTGAAAACTCACTTTCTTCTGACAGCAACGCATTCATGGATACCATAAACgaa ATAAAAGGCCATTATGACAGCATGCGTAAGAATATTGATGTTCGAGAGCAAAAGTCAATTGAAGAGCTGGGCATATTAGCAGAGCGGCAACTTATGGAAAATAGGAATAAGGTTGGAGCACTGAAATCAGGGCATCGTTACTTTGAAGATAAGCTTGCTGAAATCAAACGACTAAGTCTCTTGGATGAATCAATTTTGATTAATGAAGCTGGAAATATTAAATCAATGGCAGATGCAACAGAATCATTGGTTCAGAATCCGTCTGCAAATACAC caattcctTTATCAATTCACAATGTGAAAGtcgaattgccgaaatttcaattttgctaG